AAATTGCGTCGTGCCATGGTACGTCCTGGACGGGACCAATTGACTGGAGCCATTGAAATTGATGAAACTTATGTCGGAGGGGTGGGAGTAAAAGTCCGTGGCCGAGGCGCTAAACGGAAAGCGATTGTTGCAATAGCAGCAGAAGTTCGGAGGCGTGGACCTGGCAGAATACGTATGTCGGTTATTCCAGATGTATCGGCGATAAGCCTCCGTGAATTCGTTTCGAATAACGTTACAAAGGGGGCGGAGATCCGGACTGATGGATGGAAGGGTTATAATGGCATCGAGTCTATGGGTTACAGACACATTGTAACGAATATCTCTGATAGTGGAAATCCTGCTCATGTTGTTATGCCGCGTGTTCATCGTGTTGCATCTCTTTTGGACCGATGGTGGCTTGGAATTCATCAAGGAGCGATAAGGCCGTCGCACCTTGATTATTACCTTGATGAGTTCACGTTCAGGTTTAACCGTCGTACATCCAGAGCCCGTGGTTTACTTTTCTACCGCCTGATGGAGCAAGCAGTAGATTGCGCGCCTGTGTCGCGCCAAATGATTATTGGAGGTAACCCTCTACATATAGTGGGCGGTTGAGTTAACTGCATACCCAGT
This genomic interval from Desulfobacterales bacterium contains the following:
- a CDS encoding IS1595 family transposase; this encodes KLRRAMVRPGRDQLTGAIEIDETYVGGVGVKVRGRGAKRKAIVAIAAEVRRRGPGRIRMSVIPDVSAISLREFVSNNVTKGAEIRTDGWKGYNGIESMGYRHIVTNISDSGNPAHVVMPRVHRVASLLDRWWLGIHQGAIRPSHLDYYLDEFTFRFNRRTSRARGLLFYRLMEQAVDCAPVSRQMIIGGNPLHIVGG